The following are from one region of the Colias croceus chromosome 4, ilColCroc2.1 genome:
- the LOC123691465 gene encoding kinase D-interacting substrate of 220 kDa B isoform X2 yields the protein MFGSPQLPEKKTSDNEYVHIRCLIANLHKPRNVSRPPASLESVLETGTPSDRECSPSASEISDKTIRSEHSDTAQVSGGEEEPPTRRAKSNSIAVATLMPPSIHNKKRRPSFLHLNVGGGNEHFGPFSAGTHLNVPRFTVTAPPGEGHGRRLSHGFPFHGFALRRHSNMSLHRSESMVSLACFKTLSQLINNDGNELQNFLAANKNINVDDRDENGSTALMCASEKGRVDAVRLLVGAGADACAADTDGWTPLAFAARAGHLAVIRELLDAGAVVDSRDCGNWTPLMWAAYKGHEEIVGLLLEKGAEVHAHGNFNINSLVWAAGRHHSGVVARLLAGGARPNSCDKYGTSALTWAARAGDAAACGALLRAGADPNTSGMYCWTPLLQAAQGNHFEIVQMLLEYKPNVNALDKDGCTALAIACKEGFYDIALALINSGAYINVQDHSKDTPLIQAVKGGYKNIVEALLKKHVDVDLPGKEKKTPVYTAVEKGHVAILKLLLASNPDLEHCTITGDTPLLRAVRSRNAEMVALLLERKARVNVADNRGDTALHVAMRARSKHIVEILLRNPKNSQLLYKPNKQNETPYNIDMSYNKTILGQIFGARKLNTNEDNENMLGYELYSAALADMLSEPSLSVPITVGLYARWGSGKSFLLNKLKEEMKNFARQWSETGWSWSWAVWWGAWHGALALAALAAALGAPPYVALALCFAIFAAMYLALYVLWYCGHRYEWWWTADVLSAMGKRFSSLLLVLQVVFCHPPGPNDPRALPATPIRFHFTEGMKSGGGQESEATLVQMLASLAEALETQYGRVCTRLARAFRPRPVSSTSGWRWRRACCIPHIVTFEISFTCILLGLCILVIYLTDTDADASRREVQQWLMIAACAVGGALVLANACTAGRALAALAVPPRARLARRARRAHHAHVLALRPEVQALTHTVSCLDAFTGQQTRLVVVVDALDSCEQEKVLALLNAVHALCSDPKSPFILLLAIDPHIISKVAWMEAVEINSRRALSESNIGGWDYLRNMVQLPFYLQNSALRRVKSAQQSAAKRMQTIAADDFSTSLQRSVSARRLSSTSELMSSQERIKTQATKESVRRLRPSESIASSVASGLHRAPVAPAGAADLGRVLLTDDYFSDVNPRSMRRLMNVLYVTGRLLKAFQIEFNWYQLASWVNLTEQWPFRTSWIIYHHETYEEHIDDSTSLKHLYDKVKPLMSGLREAGTLMELDRDERKLEVFLSFHRATLTAADLKIFLPFTINLDPYIKKVIKEEHLQSGIEEDLGAGGAAPYHPASHSRHLHSKLLLRKQKVQPVAPTPQQPAQQWAAWAQTSGNTLSPPQAPPTPYQPNQMPVVAANPLVLLKTAFPGIGDVSTVRLSTLTVERVCRLVRDALGAGGMAAATALQTHRVCGLVLAVCRLPDLKPILDLPFGDWELFKMLIMNLRELESTLPTTTPSVTVIPDKLGDAETDSVKPRPVLEHQRSRQTNVEKQVTLEEQMICGALQTLNEEAMEDVLHSEPSHPGEPHLRPVRELAARTTPTSSTSPSRSPSPSRSPAPARPASEEELRRDVIVNMADDVFL from the exons ATGTTCGGTTCACCGCAATTACCAGAGAAAAAGACCAGTGATAATGAGTACGTTCATATCCGATGTCTCATTGCTAACTTACACAAACCTAGGAATGTGTCTCGGCCACCCGCGTCTTTGGAGTCCGTCCTGGAGACGGGAACACCGTCGGACAGAGAGTGCAGTCCCTCCGCTTCGGAGATATCGGATAAAACTATTAGGTCTGAACATTCTGATACAGCACAAGTGAGTGGTGGAGAAGAGGAACCGCCGACGCGTCGAGCTAAAAGCAACAGCATCGCGGTAGCTACTCTGATGCCACCGTCGATACACAACAAGAAACGGCGACCTTCCTTTCTGCACTTGAACGTCGGGGGCGGTAACGAGCATTTCGGCCCGTTCAGCGCGGGGACGCATCTCAACGTGCCGCGCTTCACGGTGACGGCGCCCCCAGGGGAAGGCCACGGCCGCCGCCTCAGTCATGGATTCCCGTTTCATGGTTTTGCTCTTCGTCGCCACTCTAACATG AGCCTCCATCGCAGCGAGTCGATGGTGTCGCTTGCGTGCTTCAAAACGCTCTCCCAGCTGATCAATAACGATGGCAACGAATTGCAGAACTTCCTCGCCGCCAACAAAAACATCAATGTCGACGACAGAGACGAG AATGGTTCGACGGCGCTCATGTGTGCGAGCGAGAAGGGCCGTGTCGACGCGGTGCGGCTGCTCGTTGGCGCGGGCGCGGACGCGTGCGCTGCGGACACGGACGGATGGACACCGCTAGCGTTCGCGGCGCGCGCGGGTCACCTGGCCGTCATCAGGGAGCTTCTGGACGCCGGCGCTGTAGTGGACTCCAGGGATTGT GGAAACTGGACACCTCTTATGTGGGCTGCATACAAGGGACATGAAGAAATAGTTGGTTTGCTGTTGGAGAAAGGTGCTGAAGTACATGCACATGGGAACTTTAATATCAA TTCGCTAGTATGGGCGGCGGGACGGCACCACAGCGGCGTGGTCGCGCGGCTGCTGGCGGGCGGCGCGCGGCCCAACTCGTGCGACAAGTACGGCACGTCCGCGCTCACGTGGGCGGCGCGCGCGGGCGACGCGGCCGCGTGCGGCGCGCTGCTGCGGGCCGGCGCCGACCCCAACACCTCGGGCATGTACTGCTGGACGCCGCTGCTGCAGGCCGCGCAAG GTAACCACTTCGAAATCGTCCAAATGCTACTCGAATACAAGCCCAATGTGAACGCTTTAGACAAAGATGGGTGCACCGCTCTGGCGATAGCTTGTAAGGAGGGATTCTATGATATCGCATTGGCACTTATTAATTCCGGTGCTTATATTAATGTCcag GATCACTCGAAAGACACACCACTTATACAGGCAGTGAAGGGCGGATATAAGAACATAGTGGAGGCTCTGTTAAAGAAACACGTAGATGTAGACCTGCCAGGGAAAGAGAAGAAAACCCCAGTGTACACCGCGGTGGAAAAGGGCCATGTGGCCATATTGAAATTGCTTTTAGCTTCAAATCCAGATCTAGAACATTGTACTATA ACAGGTGACACGCCATTGCTGCGCGCAGTGCGGTCTCGTAACGCGGAAATGGTGGCTCTCTTGTTGGAGCGCAAAGCACGAGTCAATGTCGCTGACAACCGCGGGGATACGGCCTTGCACGTAGCTATGCGGGCGCGGTCTAAG cATATAGTTGAAATACTCTTAAGGAATCCGAAGAATagtcaattattatataagcCAAACAAACAGAATGAGACGCCATACAATATAGATATGAGTTACAACAAGACAATACTGGGGCAAATATTTGGGGCACGCAAATTGAATACGAATGAAGATAATGAGAATATGTTGGGGTATGAGTTGTATAGTGCAGCGTTGGCAGACATGTTGTCTGAGCCGAGTTTGTCCGTGCCAATAACAGTGGGATTGTACGCGCGATGGGGATCCGGGAAGTCGTTTTTGCTCAATAAACTTAAAG AGGAGATGAAGAATTTCGCGCGGCAGTGGAGCGAAACAGGCTGGTCGTGGTCGTGGGCGGTGTGGTGGGGCGCGTGGCACGGCGCGCTGGCTCTCGCCGCGCTGGCCGCCGCGCTGGGCGCGCCGCCGTACGTCGCGCTCGCGCTCTGCTTCGCGATATTCGCCGCTATGTACCTGGCGCTGTACGTGCTGTGGTACTGCGGGCACAG GTACGAGTGGTGGTGGACTGCCGACGTGCTGTCCGCGATGGGAAAGCGCTTCAGTTCACTGCTGCTAGTGCTACAAGTAGTATTTTGCCATCCGCCAGGACCTAACGACCCAAGAGCCCTTCCTGCTACTCCTATAAG ATTCCACTTTACGGAAGGCATGAAGAGCGGCGGTGGGCAAGAGAGCGAAGCAACCCTGGTGCAAATGCTAGCTAGTCTTGCGGAGGCGCTCGAAACCCAATACGGACGTGTTTGCACGAGATTGGCCCGCGCCTTCCGGCCAAGACCTGTGTCCTCTACTTCAGGTTGGAG gtGGCGACGGGCGTGCTGCATTCCACACATAGTAACGTTTGAAATCAGCTTTACGTGCATTTTATTGGGGCTGTGTATTCTTGTGATATACCTCACCGACACGGATGCAGACGCATC GCGCCGCGAAGTCCAACAATGGTTGATGATAGCGGCTTGTGCTGTGGGTGGAGCGCTAGTGCTAGCGAACGCGTGCACAGCCGGGCGGGCGCTAGCTGCGCTGGCCGTGCCGCCCCGCGCGCGCCTCGCCCGCCGCGCCCGCCGCGCGCACCACGCGCACGTGCTGGCGCTGCGGCCGGAGGTGCAGGCGCTCACACACACG GTGTCTTGTCTGGACGCATTCACGGGCCAGCAAACCCGTCTAGTGGTGGTCGTGGATGCCCTGGACAGCTGCGAACAAGAGAAAGTGCTAGCTCTACTGAACGCCGTGCATGCGCTGTGTTCCGACCCCAAGAGCCCCTTCATACTACTGCTGGCCATCGATCCGCATATTATCAGTAAG GTTGCTTGGATGGAG GCAGTAGAAATAAACAGTCGCCGCGCGCTGTCCGAGAGCAACATCGGCGGGTGGGACTACCTCCGCAACATGGTGCAGCTGCCCTTCTACCTGCAGAACTCTGCACTACGCCGGGTCAAGAGCGCACAGCAGTCTGCCGCTAAACGCATGCAGACTATCGCGGCTGATGACTTCTCTACCTCGCTGCAACGCTCC GTATCAGCACGTCGTCTCTCATCCACCTCCGAGCTGATGTCCAGCCAGGAGCGCATAAAGACACAAGCTACCAAAGAGAGTGTCCGTCGTCTCCGCCCGTCCGAGTCGATCGCGTCGTCAGTCGCGTCCGGGCTGCACCGCGCGCCGGTCGCGCCGGCCGGAGCTGCGGACCTCGGCCGCGTGCTGCTGACGGACGATTACTTTAGTGACGTCAATCCCAGGAGCATGCGAAGGTTGATGAACGTGCTGTATGTTACCG ggCGTTTATTAAAAGCATTTCAAATTGAATTCAACTGGTACCAGTTAGCGTCATGGGTGAATCTCACTGAGCAGTGGCCGTTCCGCACCTCATGGATCATCTATCATCATGAGACATACGAAGAGCATATAGATGACTCGACTTCGCTTAAACATCTTTATGATAA GGTTAAACCCCTCATGAGTGGTCTCCGTGAAGCCGGAACACTTATGGAGCTCGATCGCGATGAACGCAAGTTAGAAGTCTTCTTGAGCTTCCACCGCGCCACGCTCACAGCTGCAGACCTTAAGATATTCTTGCCTTTTACTATCAACCTGGACCCGTATATAAAGAAGGTTATCAAAG AGGAACACTTACAGTCGGGCATAGAAGAGGACTTAGGTGCGGGTGGTGCGGCGCCGTATCACCCAGCGTCACATAGCAGGCATCTGCATTCCAAGCTTTTACTAAGGAAACAG AAAGTGCAGCCCGTAGCTCCAACACCCCAACAGCCAGCCCAGCAGTGGGCGGCGTGGGCCCAAACCAGCGGGAACACCTTGTCGCCCCCGCAGGCCCCGCCCACACCGTACCAACCGAATCAGATGCCTGTGGTCGCTGCGAACCCGTTGGTCTTGCTCAAAACAGCTTTTCCGGGGAtt GGCGACGTGTCGACCGTGCGGCTGTCGACGCTGACGGTAGAGCGCGTGTGCCGGCTGGTGCGCGACGCGCTGGGCGCGGGCGGCATGGCGGCGGCCACCGCGCTGCAGACGCACCGCGTGTGCGGCCTCGTGCTGGCCGTGTGCCGCCTGCCCGACCTCAAGCCG ATTCTGGATTTACCTTTTGGCGATTGGGAGTTGTTTAAAATGTTGATAATGAATCTACGTGAACTGGAATCCACTCTACCAACCACCACTCCATCTGTCACAG ttataccAGATAAGTTAGGCGATGCAGAAACAGACTCAGTGAAACCTAGACCAGTACTCGAACACCAAAGAAGCCGACAAACTAATGTGGAAAAACAG GTGACGCTCG
- the LOC123691465 gene encoding kinase D-interacting substrate of 220 kDa B isoform X7, translating into MFGSPQLPEKKTSDNEYVHIRCLIANLHKPRNVSRPPASLESVLETGTPSDRECSPSASEISDKTIRSEHSDTAQVSGGEEEPPTRRAKSNSIAVATLMPPSIHNKKRRPSFLHLNVGGGNEHFGPFSAGTHLNVPRFTVTAPPGEGHGRRLSHGFPFHGFALRRHSNMSLHRSESMVSLACFKTLSQLINNDGNELQNFLAANKNINVDDRDENGSTALMCASEKGRVDAVRLLVGAGADACAADTDGWTPLAFAARAGHLAVIRELLDAGAVVDSRDCGNWTPLMWAAYKGHEEIVGLLLEKGAEVHAHGNFNINSLVWAAGRHHSGVVARLLAGGARPNSCDKYGTSALTWAARAGDAAACGALLRAGADPNTSGMYCWTPLLQAAQGNHFEIVQMLLEYKPNVNALDKDGCTALAIACKEGFYDIALALINSGAYINVQDHSKDTPLIQAVKGGYKNIVEALLKKHVDVDLPGKEKKTPVYTAVEKGHVAILKLLLASNPDLEHCTITGDTPLLRAVRSRNAEMVALLLERKARVNVADNRGDTALHVAMRARSKHIVEILLRNPKNSQLLYKPNKQNETPYNIDMSYNKTILGQIFGARKLNTNEDNENMLGYELYSAALADMLSEPSLSVPITVGLYARWGSGKSFLLNKLKEEMKNFARQWSETGWSWSWAVWWGAWHGALALAALAAALGAPPYVALALCFAIFAAMYLALYVLWYCGHRYEWWWTADVLSAMGKRFSSLLLVLQVVFCHPPGPNDPRALPATPIRFHFTEGMKSGGGQESEATLVQMLASLAEALETQYGRVCTRLARAFRPRPVSSTSGWRWRRACCIPHIVTFEISFTCILLGLCILVIYLTDTDADASRREVQQWLMIAACAVGGALVLANACTAGRALAALAVPPRARLARRARRAHHAHVLALRPEVQALTHTVSCLDAFTGQQTRLVVVVDALDSCEQEKVLALLNAVHALCSDPKSPFILLLAIDPHIISKAVEINSRRALSESNIGGWDYLRNMVQLPFYLQNSALRRVKSAQQSAAKRMQTIAADDFSTSLQRSVSARRLSSTSELMSSQERIKTQATKESVRRLRPSESIASSVASGLHRAPVAPAGAADLGRVLLTDDYFSDVNPRSMRRLMNVLYVTGRLLKAFQIEFNWYQLASWVNLTEQWPFRTSWIIYHHETYEEHIDDSTSLKHLYDKVKPLMSGLREAGTLMELDRDERKLEVFLSFHRATLTAADLKIFLPFTINLDPYIKKVIKEEHLQSGIEEDLGAGGAAPYHPASHSRHLHSKLLLRKQKVQPVAPTPQQPAQQWAAWAQTSGNTLSPPQAPPTPYQPNQMPVVAANPLVLLKTAFPGIGDVSTVRLSTLTVERVCRLVRDALGAGGMAAATALQTHRVCGLVLAVCRLPDLKPILDLPFGDWELFKMLIMNLRELESTLPTTTPSVTVIPDKLGDAETDSVKPRPVLEHQRSRQTNVEKQVTLEEQMICGALQTLNEEAMEDVLHSEPSHPGEPHLRPVRELAARTTPTSSTSPSRSPSPSRSPAPARPASEEELRRDVIVNMADDVFL; encoded by the exons ATGTTCGGTTCACCGCAATTACCAGAGAAAAAGACCAGTGATAATGAGTACGTTCATATCCGATGTCTCATTGCTAACTTACACAAACCTAGGAATGTGTCTCGGCCACCCGCGTCTTTGGAGTCCGTCCTGGAGACGGGAACACCGTCGGACAGAGAGTGCAGTCCCTCCGCTTCGGAGATATCGGATAAAACTATTAGGTCTGAACATTCTGATACAGCACAAGTGAGTGGTGGAGAAGAGGAACCGCCGACGCGTCGAGCTAAAAGCAACAGCATCGCGGTAGCTACTCTGATGCCACCGTCGATACACAACAAGAAACGGCGACCTTCCTTTCTGCACTTGAACGTCGGGGGCGGTAACGAGCATTTCGGCCCGTTCAGCGCGGGGACGCATCTCAACGTGCCGCGCTTCACGGTGACGGCGCCCCCAGGGGAAGGCCACGGCCGCCGCCTCAGTCATGGATTCCCGTTTCATGGTTTTGCTCTTCGTCGCCACTCTAACATG AGCCTCCATCGCAGCGAGTCGATGGTGTCGCTTGCGTGCTTCAAAACGCTCTCCCAGCTGATCAATAACGATGGCAACGAATTGCAGAACTTCCTCGCCGCCAACAAAAACATCAATGTCGACGACAGAGACGAG AATGGTTCGACGGCGCTCATGTGTGCGAGCGAGAAGGGCCGTGTCGACGCGGTGCGGCTGCTCGTTGGCGCGGGCGCGGACGCGTGCGCTGCGGACACGGACGGATGGACACCGCTAGCGTTCGCGGCGCGCGCGGGTCACCTGGCCGTCATCAGGGAGCTTCTGGACGCCGGCGCTGTAGTGGACTCCAGGGATTGT GGAAACTGGACACCTCTTATGTGGGCTGCATACAAGGGACATGAAGAAATAGTTGGTTTGCTGTTGGAGAAAGGTGCTGAAGTACATGCACATGGGAACTTTAATATCAA TTCGCTAGTATGGGCGGCGGGACGGCACCACAGCGGCGTGGTCGCGCGGCTGCTGGCGGGCGGCGCGCGGCCCAACTCGTGCGACAAGTACGGCACGTCCGCGCTCACGTGGGCGGCGCGCGCGGGCGACGCGGCCGCGTGCGGCGCGCTGCTGCGGGCCGGCGCCGACCCCAACACCTCGGGCATGTACTGCTGGACGCCGCTGCTGCAGGCCGCGCAAG GTAACCACTTCGAAATCGTCCAAATGCTACTCGAATACAAGCCCAATGTGAACGCTTTAGACAAAGATGGGTGCACCGCTCTGGCGATAGCTTGTAAGGAGGGATTCTATGATATCGCATTGGCACTTATTAATTCCGGTGCTTATATTAATGTCcag GATCACTCGAAAGACACACCACTTATACAGGCAGTGAAGGGCGGATATAAGAACATAGTGGAGGCTCTGTTAAAGAAACACGTAGATGTAGACCTGCCAGGGAAAGAGAAGAAAACCCCAGTGTACACCGCGGTGGAAAAGGGCCATGTGGCCATATTGAAATTGCTTTTAGCTTCAAATCCAGATCTAGAACATTGTACTATA ACAGGTGACACGCCATTGCTGCGCGCAGTGCGGTCTCGTAACGCGGAAATGGTGGCTCTCTTGTTGGAGCGCAAAGCACGAGTCAATGTCGCTGACAACCGCGGGGATACGGCCTTGCACGTAGCTATGCGGGCGCGGTCTAAG cATATAGTTGAAATACTCTTAAGGAATCCGAAGAATagtcaattattatataagcCAAACAAACAGAATGAGACGCCATACAATATAGATATGAGTTACAACAAGACAATACTGGGGCAAATATTTGGGGCACGCAAATTGAATACGAATGAAGATAATGAGAATATGTTGGGGTATGAGTTGTATAGTGCAGCGTTGGCAGACATGTTGTCTGAGCCGAGTTTGTCCGTGCCAATAACAGTGGGATTGTACGCGCGATGGGGATCCGGGAAGTCGTTTTTGCTCAATAAACTTAAAG AGGAGATGAAGAATTTCGCGCGGCAGTGGAGCGAAACAGGCTGGTCGTGGTCGTGGGCGGTGTGGTGGGGCGCGTGGCACGGCGCGCTGGCTCTCGCCGCGCTGGCCGCCGCGCTGGGCGCGCCGCCGTACGTCGCGCTCGCGCTCTGCTTCGCGATATTCGCCGCTATGTACCTGGCGCTGTACGTGCTGTGGTACTGCGGGCACAG GTACGAGTGGTGGTGGACTGCCGACGTGCTGTCCGCGATGGGAAAGCGCTTCAGTTCACTGCTGCTAGTGCTACAAGTAGTATTTTGCCATCCGCCAGGACCTAACGACCCAAGAGCCCTTCCTGCTACTCCTATAAG ATTCCACTTTACGGAAGGCATGAAGAGCGGCGGTGGGCAAGAGAGCGAAGCAACCCTGGTGCAAATGCTAGCTAGTCTTGCGGAGGCGCTCGAAACCCAATACGGACGTGTTTGCACGAGATTGGCCCGCGCCTTCCGGCCAAGACCTGTGTCCTCTACTTCAGGTTGGAG gtGGCGACGGGCGTGCTGCATTCCACACATAGTAACGTTTGAAATCAGCTTTACGTGCATTTTATTGGGGCTGTGTATTCTTGTGATATACCTCACCGACACGGATGCAGACGCATC GCGCCGCGAAGTCCAACAATGGTTGATGATAGCGGCTTGTGCTGTGGGTGGAGCGCTAGTGCTAGCGAACGCGTGCACAGCCGGGCGGGCGCTAGCTGCGCTGGCCGTGCCGCCCCGCGCGCGCCTCGCCCGCCGCGCCCGCCGCGCGCACCACGCGCACGTGCTGGCGCTGCGGCCGGAGGTGCAGGCGCTCACACACACG GTGTCTTGTCTGGACGCATTCACGGGCCAGCAAACCCGTCTAGTGGTGGTCGTGGATGCCCTGGACAGCTGCGAACAAGAGAAAGTGCTAGCTCTACTGAACGCCGTGCATGCGCTGTGTTCCGACCCCAAGAGCCCCTTCATACTACTGCTGGCCATCGATCCGCATATTATCAGTAAG GCAGTAGAAATAAACAGTCGCCGCGCGCTGTCCGAGAGCAACATCGGCGGGTGGGACTACCTCCGCAACATGGTGCAGCTGCCCTTCTACCTGCAGAACTCTGCACTACGCCGGGTCAAGAGCGCACAGCAGTCTGCCGCTAAACGCATGCAGACTATCGCGGCTGATGACTTCTCTACCTCGCTGCAACGCTCC GTATCAGCACGTCGTCTCTCATCCACCTCCGAGCTGATGTCCAGCCAGGAGCGCATAAAGACACAAGCTACCAAAGAGAGTGTCCGTCGTCTCCGCCCGTCCGAGTCGATCGCGTCGTCAGTCGCGTCCGGGCTGCACCGCGCGCCGGTCGCGCCGGCCGGAGCTGCGGACCTCGGCCGCGTGCTGCTGACGGACGATTACTTTAGTGACGTCAATCCCAGGAGCATGCGAAGGTTGATGAACGTGCTGTATGTTACCG ggCGTTTATTAAAAGCATTTCAAATTGAATTCAACTGGTACCAGTTAGCGTCATGGGTGAATCTCACTGAGCAGTGGCCGTTCCGCACCTCATGGATCATCTATCATCATGAGACATACGAAGAGCATATAGATGACTCGACTTCGCTTAAACATCTTTATGATAA GGTTAAACCCCTCATGAGTGGTCTCCGTGAAGCCGGAACACTTATGGAGCTCGATCGCGATGAACGCAAGTTAGAAGTCTTCTTGAGCTTCCACCGCGCCACGCTCACAGCTGCAGACCTTAAGATATTCTTGCCTTTTACTATCAACCTGGACCCGTATATAAAGAAGGTTATCAAAG AGGAACACTTACAGTCGGGCATAGAAGAGGACTTAGGTGCGGGTGGTGCGGCGCCGTATCACCCAGCGTCACATAGCAGGCATCTGCATTCCAAGCTTTTACTAAGGAAACAG AAAGTGCAGCCCGTAGCTCCAACACCCCAACAGCCAGCCCAGCAGTGGGCGGCGTGGGCCCAAACCAGCGGGAACACCTTGTCGCCCCCGCAGGCCCCGCCCACACCGTACCAACCGAATCAGATGCCTGTGGTCGCTGCGAACCCGTTGGTCTTGCTCAAAACAGCTTTTCCGGGGAtt GGCGACGTGTCGACCGTGCGGCTGTCGACGCTGACGGTAGAGCGCGTGTGCCGGCTGGTGCGCGACGCGCTGGGCGCGGGCGGCATGGCGGCGGCCACCGCGCTGCAGACGCACCGCGTGTGCGGCCTCGTGCTGGCCGTGTGCCGCCTGCCCGACCTCAAGCCG ATTCTGGATTTACCTTTTGGCGATTGGGAGTTGTTTAAAATGTTGATAATGAATCTACGTGAACTGGAATCCACTCTACCAACCACCACTCCATCTGTCACAG ttataccAGATAAGTTAGGCGATGCAGAAACAGACTCAGTGAAACCTAGACCAGTACTCGAACACCAAAGAAGCCGACAAACTAATGTGGAAAAACAG GTGACGCTCG